Genomic segment of Triticum aestivum cultivar Chinese Spring chromosome 6A, IWGSC CS RefSeq v2.1, whole genome shotgun sequence:
AAAAATACCTATCAACATCGACTCTCACCAACGGACTAACAATTGACATATTGCAAAGTTGCGTACAGAACTATCGGCCAAACAACAACTTTGCTTTAAGACATAGAACTTCGGCAAAACAACAGAAAAGTCACACTTTTGTTTCTCTTTTTGTCCTTGGAAGTGTGGTAGGTGCTGCTCTTGTCATTGGAGGCCTCTATCTTCTGCTCTGGGGGAAGAGCAAGGAAGCATCGTCAGCTGCCATTTTATCAGAGAAAGGACTGGAAGAAGATAAGGAGACACAGGAAAATTTGTGAAGTATAGAAAGGGCATTCCTAGTAGTTAGTGGGGATGTCAAGAATGACCATAAATGTTCCAACTATCTGCCCTGGCCCATGCTCTATGTACGTTGCTACAACTTTGAATAAGTCAGTGTCATATTTGTGCTCATTGTGCACTTTACTTTCTGGTAGTGTGGTGCCTGGTGAGGTTGCCTTCCTTGCCTGGTATTCAACAGTGTACCAAATGATTACAGAAAACACTCGTTGGTGGGTTTTACCGCCTTCATTGGAATGCAAAAACTAGCCTTAATTTGTCATTGAAAATGACAGTTGCGCAGGAGTAAAATCACACTAACAAGCACAAAGGTGAATGGTCAGTAGTGGTGTTTGAGTTGAGCAATTCACTGCATCTTGTCATAGTATTGCTGACTCAAGGATAGCATTGCTGGTTGACATATACCAGGTCACCTTTTTTACTAATGGCAAGTATTAGGTTCTTTTGGAAGTTTTCTTTATGTTAGGAAGTGAGGCGACTAGTCCACATACATAAAAAGGAGTTTCTGCAGTCTCAGTGCTTCCGTCCTTTCTCCACTTTCTTGGCATCTTATGTAATTTTGGTCGGGGCACCAGAAAAGGTAAGGGGCTGAATCAGGACATATATTTTACTTTCACGTTTGCACTACCAATTTGATTCCTACTGTCTACTGATATGCCATTTTATAGATTATTATTAAAAATCTTCAGTAGTACGAGTAAGTTGTCACAAGAGAAGCAAAGGAAATAATTTATTATGTTGATAGCATATTAGCATTTACTTTTTTGCCCCCCTTGCATGAATGACGGCCGTCACTTTTGGTCAGTGAGTAGCATTGCAGGGCTATATATAATCATCAGACAGTTAATGAGCGTATCAGTCATCTTGTAGCGGCAATCTTACAATGTGGGTGCAGGAGTGGAAGCCGGTGATGGGAATGCTGGCCTTCGACCTCATCTCTGCTGTGATGACGGCGCTGGTGAAGAAGGCTCTGGAGCAAGGGCTGAACCGCCTGGTCCTCGTCACCCTCCGGCAGCTGGTCGCCACCATCTTCCTTGCTCCAATAGCCTTTTTCAAAGAACGGTATGCATCCTTGTACATACAATCTGCATTCATTCCCTGGGTGACTGAAACTGCATAGCGCCACGACATTCCTGCAGGAACACGAGGCCCAAGCTCACATTGGAGATCCTGGTGTACCTCTTCTTCAGCGCCGTGTTTGGCGCGGCGCTCTCGCAGTACACCTTCTTCTATGGCCTGCAGTACACCACCGCCACCTTTGCTATAACCTTCATCAACCTCTCTCCTGTGCTCACCTTCCTCATCGCCGTCGTGATGAGGATGGAGCCGCTGAAGTTGAAGAGCATGGCGGGAGCTGCGAAGATCACCGGAACGCTCACGTCGCTGGCCGGCTTGCTGCTGCTGAGTCTCTACAAGGGTGTGCCGCTGACGCACCAGGCCGCCACTTCTGCACCTAGCCCAGCTGCTCACCATGCAGCACCCTCTGACAGCAGTGGCAACAGGAGCTGGATGCTGGGCACCATCGCGTTGCTGTTCAACTGCCTGTGCTTCTCCTTCTGGCTGCTACTGCAGACAAAGCTGACCAAGAAGTACCCGGTCATCTACTCGAATACTGCCATCATGTTCTTCATCAGCACTCTGCAGGGCGGGGCGGTCACCTTGGCGATGGAGAGACACGTGTCGCTCTGGATGCTGACCAGCAAGCTGGAGATCGTTACCGTCTTGTATGCAGTAAGTTAAacatcaccatcatcttcttcatctccttgacTTGTACGTACCACCTTCACAAAGAGAAGAAAACAGGAACCACTTATCCAAAAGGGGCAACTACTTATAAAAGCCATTGCTTTAATTATCTTGCAGCTAACACTAGTCTATATATGCAATCAATACACGCCAGCTACTTTGACCAACTTGAACAACTGAAACCCAAAGTACGTGGTGGTGAAAATAATAATAGATATTAAGTACTTAACATATTGTTAATCATACAATGAAATTATTACATGTGCAGGGGATAGTCGGATCTGGAGCCGGGTACCTGATAATGACGTGGTGCGTGGAGAAGAAGGGCCCGGTCTTCACCGCAGCCTTCATCCCCATGATGCAGATTATGGTAGCCATCATTGATTTCTTCTTCCTCCATGAACAAATCTACCTTGGAAGGTAATACATATATACTTCTTCTCAGTTTCATGCCTCCCTGTCCTTTTGTGATGATCATTGTCACTGCCGAAGTTTCATGTATACATTGTTGCCAACTGAATTGCTGTTGCTGCTGGAGATAAACAAAGTTAATTGTTTCCGCAGTCGAGTTGTAATGAAAATTTATACATATTTATGCGTGTTGATTATCGTTACATCGGCGTGCATGTACAGCGTGCTAGGATCTGTACTGATGATACTGGGGCTCTATCTTTTGCTGTGGGGAAAGAAGAGGGATGAAGCATCTGTATCTTGTACCACTACCACTGACAAGCAAGTCGACGAACCAGCTGACGACAAGCCGTGAGACTGGAGATTACACCCTTGGATTTTATTACTGCAATGCAACACATATATGTAGTTTTTCTTCCCATTTTACTTAACTGCTGGATGCAGCTacctatatatatgttatatataagGTTGTTCCTAGCTGGTACTGTTGACATATGTCCAAGCTACTGAAATAGTGGGATTTAGTA
This window contains:
- the LOC123131584 gene encoding WAT1-related protein At3g30340 isoform X2, giving the protein MLYEWKPVMGMLAFDLISAVMTALVKKALEQGLNRLVLVTLRQLVATIFLAPIAFFKERNTRPKLTLEILVYLFFSAVFGAALSQYTFFYGLQYTTATFAITFINLSPVLTFLIAVVMRMEPLKLKSMAGAAKITGTLTSLAGLLLLSLYKGVPLTHQAATSAPSPAAHHAAPSDSSGNRSWMLGTIALLFNCLCFSFWLLLQTKLTKKYPVIYSNTAIMFFISTLQGGAVTLAMERHVSLWMLTSKLEIVTVLYAGIVGSGAGYLIMTWCVEKKGPVFTAAFIPMMQIMVAIIDFFFLHEQIYLGSVLGSVLMILGLYLLLWGKKRDEASVSCTTTTDKQVDEPADDKP
- the LOC123131584 gene encoding WAT1-related protein At3g30340 isoform X3 translates to MGMLAFDLISAVMTALVKKALEQGLNRLVLVTLRQLVATIFLAPIAFFKERNTRPKLTLEILVYLFFSAVFGAALSQYTFFYGLQYTTATFAITFINLSPVLTFLIAVVMRMEPLKLKSMAGAAKITGTLTSLAGLLLLSLYKGVPLTHQAATSAPSPAAHHAAPSDSSGNRSWMLGTIALLFNCLCFSFWLLLQTKLTKKYPVIYSNTAIMFFISTLQGGAVTLAMERHVSLWMLTSKLEIVTVLYAGIVGSGAGYLIMTWCVEKKGPVFTAAFIPMMQIMVAIIDFFFLHEQIYLGSVLGSVLMILGLYLLLWGKKRDEASVSCTTTTDKQVDEPADDKP